The following coding sequences are from one Dreissena polymorpha isolate Duluth1 chromosome 8, UMN_Dpol_1.0, whole genome shotgun sequence window:
- the LOC127843186 gene encoding toll-like receptor 4, whose amino-acid sequence MFKCILITFLVNQITLIKTEWLPNRNPAELSDGAAYIGSRRSSGLKWTVVEKSLQVLGPTSPVVCNTCNCTKDHKEYLYVDCSYLSLENAFQTVSQNTFWLDYSYNYISEVKYGNFRGLNILQYLNLQYNSIECLDSDTFKDLTDLMELHLDHNHMFVLQIHIPIGTFDSLKNLRVLTVHANVQKNSGSKLIGRTFRNLINLNLLAIDGFRKIKFDEDFLNTNVSTLVLAGSPPWGCDIDVIEDDTFSGLPKLQTLSLRKCNLSSLSPVALSQLKSLENLDISSNIRMGMTQLLGPIAKALINSTVKILNINEITDPFESVNKLDNNNLLYINQVNLMELYMDSNCIDLIDYHNPLFSKSYTLKVLSLRQNMLFNAFFLDKLILTNPSIEELDCGNQFQVWNEDRFAAERARRGTNAAFNLSVISMKTFIFTGLKSSLSISVFGDTQNALEYIDISSNQIQILDDDDLHSLFNLTFLNVSDNLIENVSQTAFRDTISLKYLDMKYNRLGYALGTEEAMDIFLPLKHLETLNISKNMIYNLKESLLTQCASMRVIDISENYLDNFDLNLHNFRNLSFLNLKNNRIQTLSYTVRSYLSNIGSNHELVVDLENNKLTCNCDNIEFLKWLLTTNVSFTGKQFYKCYLSNSSHALINSATVQALEAECYKYLALILSLTSLITLFFVVNFSVITFRYRWHIVYWYYNVVRSRDRVSNVRQQLFQYDAYFAYADNDSSPIIVALHNKLEIEYNMRLNIRDRDFPLGDVNALNIVDAIGASRKTVLLVSKHFIKNKWCKFEMNIAIMEGIKTNRQVCIIVYLEDIPLRFLPKEISKLLQDAIVLDFPKENPCSQNVFWACLANSISE is encoded by the coding sequence atgtttaaatgtatcttAATAACGTTCTTAGTAAATCAAATCACGTTGATAAAGACTGAATGGTTGCCAAATAGAAATCCAGCGGAGTTATCCGATGGCGCTGCATATATTGGGTCGCGACGGTCAAGTGGATTGAAATGGACGGTGGTTGAAAAGTCCCTGCAGGTTCTTGGACCTACTTCACCAGTCGTCTGCAATACATGCAACTGTACGAAGGATCATAAAGAATATTTGTATGTGGATTGCTCGTACTTAAGTCTAGAAAACGCGTTCCAAACTGTTAGTCAAAATACCTTTTGGCTAGATTATTCATACAATTATATTTCTGAAGTGAAATATGGCAATTTCCGAggcttaaacattttgcaataccTGAACTTGCAATACAATAGTATAGAATGCCTTGATTCGGACACATTTAAAGACCTAACTGATCTGATGGAATTACATTTAGATCATAAccatatgtttgttttgcaaattcATATTCCAATAGGGACGTTCGACTCTCTGAAAAATCTTCGCGTACTTACTGTGCATGCCAATGTTCAAAAGAATAGTGGTTCAAAACTCATCGGCAGGACGTTCcgaaatttaattaatttaaatttacttgCCATCGATGGATTTAGAAAGATAAAGTTTGACGAAGACTTCTTAAATACCAACGTGTCTACATTAGTTCTGGCAGGTTCACCTCCTTGGGGATGTGACATAGACGTTATAGAAGATGATACGTTCAGTGGGCTGCCCAAACTGCAAACTCTCTCGTTGAGAAAATGTAATTTGTCATCACTATCACCAGTTGCTCTTTCACAACTTAAATCCTTAGAGAACCTTGATATTTCGAGCAATATCAGGATGGGAATGACCCAATTGTTAGGTCCCATAGCGAAGGCCTTAATCAACAGTACGGTtaaaatactgaacattaatGAGATAACTGATCCTTTTGAATCGGTTAACAAGTTAGATAACAATAACTTGCTGTACATTAATCAAGTAAATTTAATGGAATTGTATATGGATTCCAATTGTATCGATTTGATAGATTATCACaatcctttattttcaaaatcttaTACACTGAAAGTTTTGAGTTTACgacaaaatatgttatttaatgcgTTTTTTCTCGATAAACTCATATTAACTAATCCGAGCATTGAAGAGCTAGATTGCGGAAATCAGTTTCAGGTCTGGAATGAAGATAGATTTGCGGCAGAACGCGCGCGTCGTGGAACAAATGCAGCTTTTAATCTTTCGGTAATAAGTATGAAGACATTTATATTTACCGGATTGAAGTCCTCTTTAAGCATTTCTGTGTTCGGAGACACGCAAAATGCTTTGGAATATATTGACATTTCGTccaatcaaatacaaatattagACGACGACGATCTACATTCATTGTTCAATTTAACGTTTCTGAATGTATCTGACAATCTTATAGAAAACGTGTCGCAGACAGCATTTAGAGACACAATATCTTTAAAATACCTCGATATGAAATACAATCGTTTAGGCTACGCATTAGGAACTGAAGAAGCTATGGatatatttttacctttgaaacATCTAGAAACACTTaatatatcaaagaatatgatatACAATTTAAAGGAGTCACTATTAACTCAATGTGCCAGCATGAGggtaattgatatctcggaaaaTTACCTAGACAACTTCGATcttaatttgcataattttagaaatttgtCCTTTCTGAATCTTAAAAACAATCGAATACAAACACTATCATACACAGTTCGCTCATACCTGTCTAACATTGGGAGTAACCATGAATTGGTTGTTGACTTAGAAAACAATAAATTAACGTGCAACTGCGATaatattgaatttctaaaatggTTGCTAACTACAAATGTTTCTTTCACAGGAAAACAATTTTATAAGTGTTACTTAAGCAATTCTAGCCACGCTTTGATAAATTCCGCTACAGTGCAAGCTCTCGAGGCTGAATGTTACAAGTACTTAGCTTTGATTTTATCACTTACGTCATTAATTACCCTGTTTTTTGTTGTAAATTTCTCGGTAATTACCTTTAGATATCGCTGGCATATTGTGTATTGGTACTACAACGTCGTAAGAAGTCGAGATCGTGTTTCCAATGTTAGGCAACAACTGTTCCAGTACGATGCATATTTCGCCTATGCTGACAATGACAGCAGCCCAATTATCGTGGCGTTGCATAATAAGCTTGAAATTGAATACAACATGCGGCTAAATATTCGAGACCGCGACTTCCCGCTTGGGGATGTCAATGCATTGAACATCGTGGATGCAATAGGCGCGAGCAGAAAGACAGTTTTACTTGTCAGCAAGCATTTTATCAAGAACAAATGGTGTAAATTCGAAATGAATATTGCAATAATGGAAGGGATAAAAACGAATCGCCAAGTGTGCATTATTGTGTACCTGGAAGATATTCCCTTGCGGTTTCTTCCAAAGGAAATTAGTAAACTGCTTCAAGATGCAATAGTCTTAGATTTTCCGAAGGAAAATCCTTGTTCACAGAACGTTTTCTGGGCATGCTTGGCCAACTCCATAAGCGAGTGA